The segment TTGTGTTACCTTTGCTGCATTTTAGTATGCAATGTAGGACTGAAATAAAGTGACCTTCTCAGAAAGCCTAGACGTATTACAAAGTATTATAGCTGACGAGTACCAGAGACTGATTGATTATTTAGGTACTCTCTGTCCACGTCCACGTGAGATTAGTGTAAATTCTATGTACTTGTACACGCGCACTGATTTGCTTCACTTATCTCGATTAATCCAGATCCTCCGAGATTAATTCAAGACGTTTCAAGATACGTTATACTCCAAGAGTTTGAATCCAAGATTTGTATAAATTTTCGTCTTAAATGTTCTTGATATTATTTACACTATCAGCAACGAAGTTTCATAGGAGTTTTTCCAACAATCAAGGAGTTTTCATAGAgtaaaaatttcgaaataataataattattgcttGTTTTACGATGCAGTGCAAACTgactgaaattaaatgtttaatcaaCAAAACTGTAATCTTATCTTGTGTAATGTAGTGGTTTCggaatatattttatcattcttAAGTTAGACAGTTGCTCGTGAAGTCTCGATTTATGACGTCACATTTTACCTTTTTGtggtaatatatttacataacaatcTTGTggattaaaactgtaatattgtttACGTCATGGTATTATACccataatataaacattatgcTTTTATACAACTGTTTAACTAATCACTTCAACATAAATTTTCCTACAACAGCTATTGTAGCCATTTAACTTAATGAGAGTAATAGTTTTGTAAGTGCATTTTATAACAGTGTATAACGAGTATTATAACGAGTATTATGCATTGTACGCCCGTGGAAAATATGAAAAGTAACCATTCAATTAACTATGTTAAACTGttatttgttatctttattaatttggtttatatatgatatactcgtattttttgaaaataaacacgCATAGATCGATGGCGTTCATTCAAGACTTTGGATGACAGATTTAAGGTCTACTATCATTTACTTCACTGCATTATAGTAagtgttatgaattaaaaaatctcTTGTTTCTAGGCATTGCGCTAAAACGTTTTTACCGATGATGGCGTATCGAGGAAATCAAACAGTAAAATAGAATAAGCATAGGCTGGCATTTCTTTTTGAATACTGGGTTTCAATAcctcaacaaaattttattaaattttggctataattagaatttaaatgcTTACCTGAACAACTCCTCTGTACCTCATGGTAATGTAAGCAATTGTTTACTTAAGTAAGTTGATTGAGCTTAATAGACAACGCGTATACTGAAGTGCCTCTTTGCCTAAAAGTGCCTTTGAGCCTGCTTCTAGAATAACAGGATATTCATAATTCATAAGGTTAATGGTAGGGATCGCGTCATATTGAGACCTCATGAAGAAGGTTAGCCGAGGAAGTTCTTCATCGGAAATAGTTATAAAAGGATCTTTACGTTTGTTTATGGAATAACACGATATTCAGGATATATAAGGTTGGTGGTATGGACCGCATCGAGAACTCATAAGGAGGGGTAGCTGAGAAAATACCTCATCGAAAATTACTTGTAGGATGTATCTAATGAGAAGGTATAACAGACTATCTAACTcaagtcatgtcaccttggaagaaggggaggctgaTATTCTGTTCCATTCTAAGCAGGTACAAAACGGTACTTCCTCATGcttaggctagcaacagccttcAAACACATAGGGATTTACACCCACTCTAACAATAATCCTCCGTATTGTTAGACCGATCGATCCACTCTTTTACTCCAACATGTTTACATTTGTAGAAAGTGTACACCACTCTTGGACATCCAGGGGTTGCAGATTTGACATATCGGTCTTGTTGTATCAGGTGTGGGTTGAACTGGAAGGTACAAACCGCAGCCAGAGTAATGTTATCGTCCTGTACATCTTTCTAGAgtaatgttatatgttacaacactgccttatttaatttatgacagttgaatttttgttatttatttatgggTTGGTATTCTTTAGTCACATTTCACCTCCTATTAACGTTTAGTAAATTGACAAaagttatgaaggaaacaggatttttccggaaatttgccatcgttcagtgaaacaagaaatcagtaacactacgtttcgagatctgcaatttgatctcttcttcaggtaaagaagtaacctaatacataattacactattgtgacctgtattctgtagttcagttttaattattagtgtgctgtgtatagtttttttattaagtgcttgtttttagagttagtgaagttaacaaacaacatggtggttgtgattcctgacttaggcgtaccacaacgctttggtatgatttttttattttaacctagtttgtaattatatattaggttagttctttacctgaagaagagatcagattgcagatctcgaaacgtagtgttactgaacgatggaaaatgtccagaaaatcctgtttccttcacaatccttccatcgtcaaaaataactttcaaatgaCAAAAGTTAGTTTATCATGTCATTCTCATTTTgacaaacatattatttatgaGTACAAAACCTAGAAAGATcatgttttgaagaattttcaacCTCCTTTTTAAAAGAATTCATAGCGTTATATCTTATCAAATGTATCTGTAATGAAGGTAATACAGATACAACAAATAGAACAGTCTAGTATTTTGATTCGTTTCTACAAACGTTAAATGGAAACCTAATACTAACGTGAGGTTCTTTGACATTTATGATGAGTACTAATAGTTCATAACAGAAACTGCATCAGATGTCGTTGACTTCACATATGAAAAATAGACATATCAATAGATCCTGTTCATCTTAAAATATCATCGAACAATTCCTATTAATAGCCAATATTCTTACATAACAATCCAACATTGGCGAGCCAAAACCATTTTGTGGACTGCTAAGTTGGCATAAATATCTGTCCATTAGTAAAACATACAGTCaacagataaataacaaatatacgtatgtttttgctataaaataatacaaaatatgcaaaatagtACCAGTAAAGTGGctgtatgatattatattttgcaaattATCTCAAACGTGCATTGGAGGTCCAAAGTAATAATGAGAATATGTAATGGAAAGTGATAAGACTCTTTAGCCAATTCTGACTGTCTAGAGGCAGGGTGGACACTGAGCATTGCAAGAAAGTGCTACAGACAGATTGAATTCATATTCACCTAAGTGAAAATCCAAACGACAAAATCACAATTTTCAAATTACGGTACTGAACTGGATCTTTAGTATTGTACTTACGTGACTTATtactatttcaaattttgtatatattgcttGATTCCAGGTTTAGGTACCCGGCACTGCCAAGCGCTCATGACATTTTCGTCAATCGTCTTGGATTTCTCTATACGCTCTAATCTCTCCATAGGCATTGTGGCAATGACCGACAATACGAGACCAAATCCAAGCCTCCCGGTAAATATGATTTCATCCCGGTGAATTATTTTGAGAcgtttacttttaaacatttcctAAGCGTGTGTCAGTtggaaaaatgcaattaaaattgtTGATTGTGTTCATAATAATATTGTTCGTGTGTTCAAGGTACTGCCTTGGACTAGCTCCCAAAAGGGTATCATTTTGGGTTCCCTCTTCTGGGGATATTTCCTGACGACAGCCCCAGGAGGTCATCTGTCGCGCAAGTGGGGACCCAAGTACTTGATGTTCGCCGCCATGTTGGTTTGTGCCGTCATAAGTATACTTTGTCCCTTCATCGCTCTCAACTACGGTTGGTTCGCCTTCAGTCTCAGCAGAGTAGTTCTCGGTCTCGCACAGGTATCTGACTGCCGTAGTTCACAGTTCAACTTATAGTTCATAACTCCAAAAGGATTCAGTTCTGAAACACTCACGATTAACAGAACTTGTACTTGCACTTACTTATGTAAGTACAAGTGTAAGATGACACTTACAGTAAGATTTAgtgtatttatagtatatcatGTATTTCGTATTGTCTCTCGTGTATTCATACTTCCTGTAGTCCTTGTaaagtttacataatttattacggTACTTATTACGCCATTGTTATCTCACTTTACtattacacaataaatattttatgctataaggaaagtataataaataaattaaatttccacgTATTGATGTTTGTACAATGTTCaacaaaaaatagtaacaaaacgGAATTGAAAGTAGAAACAATGCATATTGTGAGGATACCATTCATTTTCGTTGGAAAAAGTGCCGGAACAAAACAAAGCAGGAACACTTTGTATAGTTATCACCTTCCCCAACCTTTCACACGTTTTAAGGAAAATAGATCTTAAAAATAGTTCGTTATCAAAATATAAGACAGAATGTAAACCCTTTTATTTTCCAACATCCACTACTTTCCGCAGATTGTTTAGAGTAATCTACAACTACAGGACTATCCcttaaaggttaattttaaaatacttaactaatatacaatattaccCGTATTGTTCCTACGCCTGGTTTGATTTCTTGATGTGGTTATTGAGCAACCTACTACTACCACAATAAAACTGTAATGATTGTGGCGTTTctcaataatacataaatagttataaaaacgttcagcaaaaactgataaaaacaatttttattttcttgttaatacATTATGTAACAATCTATCCTGCAATTATAGAAAAAGCAAATTTCTCTGATAGTATCCTTATTTAAATCAGATGAAAAGTATTTGGTAAGaattcttaaatttgaaataaaaaaaatagttataaaattctACTTAATATGACTAAATGCGACGTTTCTCTGTTTGTTAAGATTAGTTGGTGaacattttgaattgtattatagGACAAGCTTCATATATTTTATAGGAAATGAATGGTACACgaaattaaaatcttttgaatATTTCGTTCTAAAGACGGGAAACAGTTTCAAAGTGGATGTACCGCagagtttttgtttgtttgttagaaatgtatttaagtttCTCGAAAGTTATATAAACCCAAGAACCTGATATGCTTAGGTCCACAccaggtaaataaattattattcaaaagtaatgacatgttattaaacttaaataagatTTCTTTCATTTTAGAATTCGgcaatattaaaactttctttaacgATACAATTTTACAGGGATTTTTACTCCCTTCAGTACATACCCACCTTGCGAAGTGGACACCACTACAGGAAAGAAATAGAACAATAGCTATTGTAATAAGTGGTAAGTTGGTCAAAAAATCGAAATCCTTTTTAAACTTCAAAGAAATGATTACGAACACATTTCGCAAAGTTGAAATaaagaaactaatattattaattatggcTGATTTCATTTTAAAGTAACTCATTAATCCAAATACTTAAGCTTATAAAATTATGtggcaaaaataaagttttggCCATATTTTAAGACTTTTATGACCATAAATTGAAACTAAAACTTAATTGTGTAGACGAACAAAATTAGTGATGATAAAATATGCGTATCAACATAACATGTTATGCAACAAGaattttagaattgatgaaaTGTTTCTGAATAATTgctttcattgtttaaaatgttgtggtttaaaaaatgattatgaGAATATAACAAGATTGTGGAAATTTACCATCATATGTTAAAACAACATATCAACATATAACGCTACGTTgttcgaggattgaaatttatTCTCTGCCTCAAGTGTCAACATTCCCAAGATAAAGTTAAGCATACActacaagttttaaatacatcattaaaaattatataatagtttttagtgTAAGCTTAATATTATTCCTTAGGATATGTGATACCTGAAgaagtgaaaaaatttaaatcctcGAAGGATAGCGGATATATATTTTTGTCACATATATAATGACTACAAATATTTGGAGTActcatattagtttatttattttaaagtttgtaattaattatgataatattatttgtaactatattCAGTGttcttttaaaacgtttttaacaatatattgaagacaatttattcatttattaggcaaaatttattaaatatatataaaatatcgatAGTAAAACATTATGAATTGCAGGTTCAACTGTAGGAGTAGTAGTGACAATGCCCATAGCCGGGTACCTGGCCGCCAGTTCGTGGGGCTGGCCCAGTATCTTCTATTGTACCGGACTGTGCGGTGTATTGTGGTCTGCAGTCTGGCTGTTTGTGGGCGCCGACTCTCCAGAATCCCACCCTTCCATCAGCGACAGAGAGCGGGAGTATATAATAACAACTCGCATCGGAAGTTCTTCACATAGTCAAGTATTAACATTATTATGTTACTAAGATTATTATCATTTAATGCTGAAATCCcattataaaatctatattgtatACTTTCATGAAAACTGCTTAATCCTTTTCAATTAATTACAACTAGATATTTTGCAGTGTtccataaatatgaaataatgtacCGTTTTCAATTCATATAAAACTAGCAGTTAACCGTGGATTTCAAATAGGGTGGAAGAGAGGGTGAGATTTTCACTATTTTCTCCAAAGAATAGGAATCGACAATACTCTCTTCATAATTTGCTTTGTTCAGATGctagatatttttgtaaaagtttaaataaaggtttttaaagggATTTCAAAAAAGGTTCCATGAGTGTTTTTCGATAAATGCATTGCTATTTGGTCGTTGTACGTAGAACCTTTCCATTTTGGCGTTTGAAAACACCAATCAACTTTCAACAAGCAATAATTCCTTTTTATTGGGTCTGCACATATCATAAATAcacgattgttttttatttttgttttttataagctATGATTTTGCTCTCTGCAGGGTTCTCGATTAAACGCATATTTTTCCAGTTATTCGCGAAAAACCGTCTGAAAACGTGGATTTTTGCCTGAAACCCGACAATTTCACTCTTGAATAAGTTGAAAAGTATTGAATTTTCAGAAAAAACTTCATTGAACGAAAGTTGCTtagagtattattataatttagagttattataattagtatatttatcaATTTCCGCACCCCCGGCGCAGAGTAGACTTTGAAATAGAGGGCAATTAGAACCTAAATCCAATTTTTTAATGGAAATCGGTGCTGAATGTTACAAATACACAGTTTACACTTTTTTACACTTACTGACTTGCTAGCTATTCAAATCAATAATCAACAATAAGGGTATACTAATAATTCTCTTCTTTAACctgctaaatattttttttctaaatgaataagagaaaaaaaatactaCTTCATAAGAATAAGACTTCATTCACTTAATGAAGTCTggtgtaaaaaatataacttcgAGATAAGTAATTTGCTAATTAGCAAacgacaatattttattacaatcgtAATATCATATTTTCCATGTAGTACTTAAGTTTCGCCATTCCACTTTATTTAAAGAATCTTAATCATTTTTCTTACCTCTAAGTAGGATTACAAGAATTTTTAACTGGCTGTATATTCATTTCCGGTATAGACTATGAAGACTCCATGGTGGCCTATTCTTACCTCAAAACCAGTGTGGGCATTGACAATAGCTCATTTCTCTCACAATTGGGGGAAATGGACGCTTCTGACAGAACTTTCCAGCTATCTGAGACATGTTTATGGGTACAATATAAAAAGTGTGAGTAACGTTGTTAAATTTTATGGAATGATGTCAGTAAATGTTTAATTAGGCTAATAGAAATACGGATACTAAAAACAAGTTTCTTTGAAATATCATTCAATCCTGTTTCAGAATGGTTTGATATCAGCACTACCACATCTATGCAGTCTAATCATGATGGTAGTATTCTCATGGGCAGCAGATTTTATAAACTCGAGAGACTTAGTTTCATTGACTTCATCTAGGAAGATTTCAAGTACTATAGGTAAGATTAatgattctaaaataaaatatcctggaaatgatgttttcattaaccctcaaaaaattcaaatataaccAATATTCAATCTAGCTCATTATTTTGTTGGAAACAACCCCCCTCCCCCAAGGACAATCGACCTCTTTTGGTCTATGGTAATTTGGTACTATTGCTTATTTGATGGTCTCTCTAACGTGAATCACACCATAAATGTATGTTCTGCAATTTGTTTTTGGGGAGGGCCACCACCGATTAATTGCAATTAAGTTAGTAAATAGTTACTGGTATGAGGCTTAGTTAGCAAATGATTTAACATTGCCGTATTTACAATCTCAAATGTAAACACCGTCTAAAGATTTCACGTGAGATAAAAGTGGTCATACAACTTTGTTGGgtctaagaaatattttttttagaaaatggtAAAACTGTGTGGAgaaaggtatataaaaatggAAAACCCCCTATTGGTGGCTAGAGTAATTAAAAGTTTGTCAATACCGTAATTTTGGTCATTGTTCTGGTCGTTTTTTTTTTGCAACCTTAAAAAAGGAGGCTAGTTAACTATTGGCTTAAGTGTTTCAATATTCGTAGCGGTTTGCCTACGGTTTTTCAATTTGTGTACACTTCTTTATCACTTATTCAGTTATGATCCTCATACTGACAATGGCTGTTTTATGTTTAAGCTCAGTGGGGTGGTGCCATAGCTCTGTGCGGGTTACCGTTCATCTCTAGCCCTACAAGTGCAGTAACTCTCCTCACAGTCTCAATAGCTCTCGGAGCGGCGTCCTACACGGGCAGTCTTCCGAATCCTTTGGACCTCTCTCCCAACTTCACAGGACTTGTCTTGGGTATCACTTTCGGGCTTGGCTCACTCTCTGCCATCCTTGGGCCTTCCTTAACAGGATTCATCGTCACTGATGAGGTTAGTCTCATACAATCAGTGCTATAGAGTTTTCTTGCTGTACTGTCCAACTATTTAGTTAGATACTGAGTCATCTGATTAATAAAGCTACATCTTGGAGATAGATATCAAACTCGAGAATCTCCTTAGTTTCTTTTACCAGTATGCCTTCAAATGAAGAAAACTTTAATGATAGAAAGACTTTAATTATACTTActttttttatgcaatttttaatattaggtgGCATTATATACCCCCTCTTTGTTTCTCAAAAACGCATACTAAAAATAAGGTTTAACAAACTTCAACGTTATTCTACTGACACTATTTGGAGAGTTTGATATTCTTACTATTCGccaacttaaaaaaaactctactgaCGTACATTTACCTCAATTTAAACACAGTCTTTTCAGAAATTACCCATTAACATGATACGAGATATGCGCATAATGTAAGGACTGTTACTTTGCAGTTACGTAAAGAGTATTGTACAACAAACCCCTTTTAAATCTCCAAAATTCTATGTAGAAATATTCGTGTTCATCATAATAGCTGTACTCTCTTTGAATCACCCTCTTTGCCTGTTTTCAAAAGTAGAGTGAAACAATGGCTACTCAAATTAGGTATAACACAAGCAGAGTCCATTATATCTGCAGATTACCGAAAGGTCTGACCTGCACCACCCATCCTCAGGCACTTTCTAATATTACACCCGACCACTAGACTACTatactactactattactacACTACACTACCATTCAAACTAGACTCTACATTAGTACACACACTACTATACTATTATTACATAGAAACATGCTGACGATCTCCCCTGGGCCAACCACAAAGATGTGATgccattacattattataaacaaagtaaatttaaattgtgttttatttcttttatttcaaattacaaattttaagttaaaattctagtacattttaatgctgttaaacatgTCAAGTTTTTCCATTTAAGTTATCCTGGCGGACGATCAACTGAAGCCAGCGCACATgctgaatgcccatgcaggctttattGATTACTAATTTATATCTtagctagataactagtaaaactattgttctcaaaataattctgtttagtGCATTACTCTTgtactttttaattgtatttcatttacAGTTGCTGGCATAAAAAtccattcataaataatataaaaataagaaagcccctttttaaacactttattttgtaaaccCGTGTTTCAGCACCGAGTCattttcagtgtttaaaaaaataaaatgttttaaaatggttttagtttcttcttttcaatattatttataaagataaccctataatttggagttcataacataataaGTGccttgaataaaatatatttggttgaagatattttcttatttcatactattgtttatattattacataaaatgtgtatttcttgGATATCGTAGTCAATTTTCATTTCTCGATAAACAACTTAAAATGTGATACCTTTGATGATCAGACTAGTTATAAAGTAacatttcattaatgaatcagctAGCTACATAACGTACtatacaattctttgtttgaagtttatttttgacgatggaaggattgtgaaggaaacacgatctttccggacatttgccatcgttcagtgaaacaaaaaatcagtaacactacgtttcgagatctgcaatctgatctcttcttcaggtatataactaacctaatacatgtaTTAGGTTGGCGAtgtaactaacctaatacatgtattaggttagttatatacctgaagaagagatcagattgcagatctcgaaacgtagtgctactgattttttgtttcactgaacgatgacaaatgtccggaaaaatcctgtttcctttatacCATACAAAACATATGTACAATACAATataggaa is part of the Homalodisca vitripennis isolate AUS2020 chromosome 8, UT_GWSS_2.1, whole genome shotgun sequence genome and harbors:
- the LOC124367639 gene encoding putative inorganic phosphate cotransporter isoform X1; translation: MSRPPGLGTRHCQALMTFSSIVLDFSIRSNLSIGIVAMTDNTRPNPSLPVLPWTSSQKGIILGSLFWGYFLTTAPGGHLSRKWGPKYLMFAAMLVCAVISILCPFIALNYGWFAFSLSRVVLGLAQGFLLPSVHTHLAKWTPLQERNRTIAIVISGSTVGVVVTMPIAGYLAASSWGWPSIFYCTGLCGVLWSAVWLFVGADSPESHPSISDREREYIITTRIGSSSHSQTMKTPWWPILTSKPVWALTIAHFSHNWGKWTLLTELSSYLRHVYGYNIKSNGLISALPHLCSLIMMVVFSWAADFINSRDLVSLTSSRKISSTIAQWGGAIALCGLPFISSPTSAVTLLTVSIALGAASYTGSLPNPLDLSPNFTGLVLGITFGLGSLSAILGPSLTGFIVTDETNRDQWMNAFYVAAAVYFVGNAVFIWFGSAEVQWWNDAEKVEDETEQ
- the LOC124367639 gene encoding putative inorganic phosphate cotransporter isoform X2, whose product is MSRPPGLGTRHCQALMTFSSIVLDFSIRSNLSIGIVAMTDNTRPNPSLPVLPWTSSQKGIILGSLFWGYFLTTAPGGHLSRKWGPKYLMFAAMLVCAVISILCPFIALNYGWFAFSLSRVVLGLAQGFLLPSVHTHLAKWTPLQERNRTIAIVISVVTMPIAGYLAASSWGWPSIFYCTGLCGVLWSAVWLFVGADSPESHPSISDREREYIITTRIGSSSHSQTMKTPWWPILTSKPVWALTIAHFSHNWGKWTLLTELSSYLRHVYGYNIKSNGLISALPHLCSLIMMVVFSWAADFINSRDLVSLTSSRKISSTIAQWGGAIALCGLPFISSPTSAVTLLTVSIALGAASYTGSLPNPLDLSPNFTGLVLGITFGLGSLSAILGPSLTGFIVTDETNRDQWMNAFYVAAAVYFVGNAVFIWFGSAEVQWWNDAEKVEDETEQ